A part of Mesoplodon densirostris isolate mMesDen1 chromosome 10, mMesDen1 primary haplotype, whole genome shotgun sequence genomic DNA contains:
- the MED20 gene encoding mediator of RNA polymerase II transcription subunit 20 isoform X1, which yields MGVTCVSQMPVAEGKSVQQTVELLTRKLEMLGAEKQGTFCVDCETYHMAASTLGSQGQAGKLMYVMHNSEYPLSCFALFENGPCLVADTNFDVLMVKLKGFFQSAKASKIETRGTRYQYCDFLVKVGTVTMGPSARGISVEVEYGPCVVASDCWSLLLEFLQSFLGSHTPGAPTVFGNRHDAVYNPADTMVQYMELFNKIRKQQQVPVAGIR from the exons ATGGGAGTGACTTG TGTGTCCCAGATGCCCGTGGCCGAGGGCAAGAGTGTCCAGCAGACCGTGGAGCTCCTCACCCGGAAATTGGAGATGCTTGGAGCAGAGAAGCAAGGAACATTTTGTGTGGACTGTGAGACCTACCACATGGCTGCCTCTACCCTTGGCAGCCAAG GTCAGGCCGGCAAGCTGATGTATGTGATGCACAATTCCGAGTACCCTTTGAGCTGCTTCGCCCTCTTTGAGAATGGCCCTTGCCTTGTTGCCGACACCAACTTTGATGTGCTCATGGTGAAGCTCAAGGGCTTTTTCCAGAGTGCCAAGGCCAGCAAGATTGAGACCCGGGGCACCCGCTACCAGTACTGTGACTTCCTAGTGAAGGTGGGCACCGTTACAATGGGGCCTAGTGCCCGAGGCATCTCCGTGGAG GTGGAGTATGGCCCCTGTGTGGTAGCTAGCGACTGCTGGAGCCTGCTGCTCGAGTTCCTGCAGAGCTTTCTAGGCAGCCACACCCCAGGGGCTCCCACTGTGTTTGGGAACAGGCACGACGCTGTCTACAACCCAGCAGACACCATGGTCCAGTACATGGAGCTCTTCAACAAGATCCGCAAGCAGCAGCAGGTGCCGGTGGCGGGAATTCGTTAG
- the MED20 gene encoding mediator of RNA polymerase II transcription subunit 20 isoform X2, with translation MGVTCVSQMPVAEGKSVQQTVELLTRKLEMLGAEKQGTFCVDCETYHMAASTLGSQGQAGKLMYVMHNSEYPLSCFALFENGPCLVADTNFDVLMVKLKGFFQSAKASKIETRGTRYQYCDFLVKVEYGPCVVASDCWSLLLEFLQSFLGSHTPGAPTVFGNRHDAVYNPADTMVQYMELFNKIRKQQQVPVAGIR, from the exons ATGGGAGTGACTTG TGTGTCCCAGATGCCCGTGGCCGAGGGCAAGAGTGTCCAGCAGACCGTGGAGCTCCTCACCCGGAAATTGGAGATGCTTGGAGCAGAGAAGCAAGGAACATTTTGTGTGGACTGTGAGACCTACCACATGGCTGCCTCTACCCTTGGCAGCCAAG GTCAGGCCGGCAAGCTGATGTATGTGATGCACAATTCCGAGTACCCTTTGAGCTGCTTCGCCCTCTTTGAGAATGGCCCTTGCCTTGTTGCCGACACCAACTTTGATGTGCTCATGGTGAAGCTCAAGGGCTTTTTCCAGAGTGCCAAGGCCAGCAAGATTGAGACCCGGGGCACCCGCTACCAGTACTGTGACTTCCTAGTGAAG GTGGAGTATGGCCCCTGTGTGGTAGCTAGCGACTGCTGGAGCCTGCTGCTCGAGTTCCTGCAGAGCTTTCTAGGCAGCCACACCCCAGGGGCTCCCACTGTGTTTGGGAACAGGCACGACGCTGTCTACAACCCAGCAGACACCATGGTCCAGTACATGGAGCTCTTCAACAAGATCCGCAAGCAGCAGCAGGTGCCGGTGGCGGGAATTCGTTAG